A genomic segment from Leptolyngbya boryana PCC 6306 encodes:
- a CDS encoding TRC40/GET3/ArsA family transport-energizing ATPase: MRVILMTGKGGVGKTSVAAATGLRCAELGYRTLVLSTDPAHSLADSFDLELGHEPKQVRPNLWGAELDALMELEGNWGAVKRYITQVLQARGLEGVQAEELAILPGMDEIFGLVRMKRHYDEGEFDVLIIDSAPTGTALRLLSLPEVGGWYMRKFYKPFQGISVALRPLVEPIFRPIAGFSLPDKEVMDAPYEFYEQIEALEKVLTDPTQTTVRLVMNPEKMVIKESLRAHAYLSLYNVATDLVVANRIIPESVTDPFFQQWKENQKQYREEIHSNFTPLPIKEVPLYSQEMCGLEALDRLKETLYPNNEDPSQVYYKETTLRVVQEQNQYSLELYLPGIEKSQIELSKTGDELNVRIGNHRRNLVLPQALAALQPSGAKMEEDYLKIRFSDPARA, translated from the coding sequence ATGCGCGTAATTCTGATGACAGGGAAGGGCGGAGTCGGTAAAACTTCGGTCGCAGCAGCAACAGGACTTCGCTGTGCCGAATTGGGATACCGGACTTTAGTATTGAGTACTGATCCAGCACACTCTCTCGCCGATAGCTTTGATCTGGAGTTGGGACATGAGCCAAAACAAGTTCGCCCAAATCTCTGGGGAGCAGAACTCGACGCGCTGATGGAATTAGAGGGCAATTGGGGAGCGGTCAAACGCTATATCACCCAAGTCTTGCAGGCGCGCGGTTTAGAAGGCGTTCAGGCAGAAGAGTTGGCGATTTTGCCGGGAATGGATGAGATCTTTGGATTAGTGCGGATGAAGCGGCACTATGACGAAGGCGAATTTGATGTGCTGATTATTGACTCGGCTCCGACGGGAACAGCATTGCGATTGCTGAGTTTGCCGGAAGTTGGCGGTTGGTATATGCGGAAGTTTTACAAACCGTTTCAGGGCATTTCGGTCGCGTTACGTCCTCTGGTTGAGCCGATTTTTCGCCCGATCGCTGGCTTTTCCTTGCCGGACAAAGAGGTGATGGATGCGCCCTATGAGTTTTACGAGCAGATTGAAGCGTTAGAAAAAGTGCTCACTGATCCCACTCAGACCACGGTGCGATTAGTGATGAATCCCGAAAAAATGGTGATTAAAGAATCGCTGCGTGCTCATGCCTATTTGAGTTTGTACAACGTTGCGACGGATTTAGTTGTGGCAAACCGGATTATTCCTGAATCAGTGACTGATCCCTTTTTCCAACAGTGGAAAGAGAACCAAAAACAATATCGCGAAGAGATTCACTCGAATTTTACGCCCTTGCCGATTAAGGAAGTCCCGTTATATTCGCAAGAAATGTGTGGATTAGAGGCGCTCGATCGCTTAAAAGAAACGCTGTATCCCAACAACGAAGATCCGTCACAGGTTTACTACAAAGAAACGACCTTGCGAGTTGTTCAAGAGCAGAACCAGTACAGCTTGGAGCTTTATTTGCCAGGGATCGAGAAATCTCAGATTGAACTGAGCAAAACAGGCGATGAACTGAATGTACGCATCGGGAATCATCGGCGCAATTTGGTGTTGCCGCAAGCGTTAGCAGCCCTGCAGCCGTCTGGAGCAAAAATGGAAGAGGACTATCTCAAAATTCGATTTAGCGATCCCGCAAGAGCTTGA
- the ychF gene encoding redox-regulated ATPase YchF, whose protein sequence is MLRAGIVGLPNVGKSTLFNAVVANAKAQAANYPFCTIEPNVGTVAVPDDRLKVLSDISKSEEIIPARVEFVDIAGLVKGASQGEGLGNKFLANIREVDAIVHVVRCFDDDDIIHVSGSVDPARDVEVINLELGLADLDQIDRRIERSRKQARTSNEAQQEVEILERLSAALNEGKSARQVVLNEEEELIIKPLGLLSRKPVIYACNVSEDDLATGNEWVEQVRKLAAQENAQVVVISAQVESELIELPEEDRADFLASLGVEEGGLKSLIRATYALLGLQTYFTTGPKETRAWTIRAGMLAPQAAGVIHTDFERGFIRAETVAYKDLVELGSMNAAKEKGLVRSEGKEYTVQEGDVMLFRFNV, encoded by the coding sequence ATGTTAAGAGCCGGGATTGTTGGACTGCCCAACGTTGGAAAATCAACCTTATTTAATGCGGTCGTTGCCAATGCAAAAGCCCAAGCCGCCAACTATCCCTTTTGTACGATCGAACCCAATGTCGGGACGGTCGCTGTGCCAGACGATCGCTTGAAAGTTCTCTCTGACATCTCAAAATCAGAAGAAATTATTCCAGCCCGCGTTGAGTTTGTAGACATTGCGGGACTCGTCAAAGGTGCATCTCAGGGTGAAGGCTTGGGAAATAAGTTTTTGGCAAATATCCGCGAAGTCGATGCGATCGTGCATGTCGTCCGCTGTTTCGATGACGATGACATTATTCACGTCTCTGGCTCAGTTGATCCAGCACGAGATGTCGAAGTGATCAACTTAGAATTGGGACTAGCGGATTTAGATCAAATCGATCGTAGAATCGAGCGCAGTCGCAAACAAGCTCGTACCAGTAATGAAGCCCAACAAGAAGTCGAAATTCTAGAACGGCTAAGTGCTGCCTTGAACGAGGGAAAATCGGCTCGTCAAGTGGTTCTGAATGAGGAAGAAGAACTAATTATCAAACCGCTAGGATTGCTCTCGCGTAAGCCTGTCATCTATGCCTGTAACGTTTCGGAAGATGATTTAGCCACCGGAAATGAATGGGTTGAACAAGTGCGGAAACTTGCAGCCCAAGAGAATGCTCAAGTCGTTGTCATTTCGGCACAAGTCGAATCTGAACTCATCGAACTGCCTGAAGAAGATCGCGCTGACTTTCTTGCCTCGTTAGGCGTTGAAGAAGGCGGATTGAAATCGTTAATCCGCGCAACTTATGCATTGCTTGGACTACAGACTTACTTTACAACCGGGCCTAAAGAGACCCGCGCTTGGACAATTCGCGCTGGTATGCTCGCTCCCCAAGCCGCAGGTGTAATTCATACTGACTTTGAACGGGGATTTATTCGAGCAGAAACAGTGGCATATAAAGATTTAGTCGAACTCGGTTCGATGAATGCTGCTAAAGAGAAAGGGCTAGTTCGTAGTGAGGGCAAGGAATACACCGTCCAAGAAGGCGATGTGATGCTGTTCCGATTTAATGTGTAG
- a CDS encoding aminotransferase class I/II-fold pyridoxal phosphate-dependent enzyme, which yields MQFDRLPLLEILAECAESQNAAFHTPGHKRGQGSFKAFQQLVGDRTLQADLPELPELDNLFAPQGAIAQAQTLAAQTFGAGQTWFLANGSTAGIIAAILATCNPGDKILLPRNVHQSAISGLILSGAMPIFLQPEYDANLDIAHSVTPETVAIALQTHPDVKAILIVYPTYYGVCAEIQAIANLAHAAGIPLLVDEAHGAHFAFHPDLPISALSAGADLTVQSTHKTLSALTQASMLHVQGERIDRDRIARSMQLVQSTSPNYLLLASLDAARAQMAIEGKELMARTLELADQARSSIAEIPNLSVFQPPEPFQFDRTRLTVTVSQLGIDGFTADEILHQNLGVTAELPSLQHLTFIISLGNTETDIDQLVQALKQLPSGSFSPMQISEFDLPETVMSPREAFFAGSETVETHLAIDRVSAELICPYPPGIPVLLPGERITKGAIASLKAVLAAGGFISGCSDSSLNTLKVLR from the coding sequence ATGCAGTTTGATCGACTCCCATTACTCGAAATCTTGGCAGAGTGTGCTGAAAGCCAAAATGCTGCGTTTCATACACCGGGGCATAAGCGTGGTCAGGGGAGTTTCAAGGCATTTCAGCAACTCGTTGGCGATCGCACATTACAAGCCGATTTGCCCGAATTGCCGGAACTCGATAATTTATTTGCGCCTCAAGGTGCGATCGCGCAAGCTCAAACTTTAGCTGCCCAAACTTTTGGGGCTGGGCAAACCTGGTTTCTTGCCAATGGCTCAACTGCGGGCATCATTGCGGCGATTCTGGCAACCTGCAATCCAGGCGATAAAATTCTTCTGCCTCGAAATGTGCATCAGTCGGCAATTTCTGGCTTGATCTTGTCGGGTGCGATGCCGATTTTTTTACAGCCTGAATATGATGCAAATCTAGACATCGCGCACAGTGTTACACCTGAAACAGTTGCGATCGCACTTCAAACTCATCCTGATGTCAAAGCGATTCTTATCGTTTATCCAACCTATTACGGGGTCTGTGCGGAGATTCAAGCGATCGCAAATCTTGCCCATGCTGCGGGAATTCCGCTTTTAGTGGATGAAGCACATGGCGCACATTTCGCCTTTCATCCTGATTTGCCTATTTCAGCCCTATCAGCAGGCGCAGATCTAACAGTGCAATCAACGCATAAAACGCTCTCTGCACTCACTCAAGCCTCGATGCTGCATGTTCAGGGAGAGCGCATTGATCGAGATCGGATTGCTCGATCAATGCAACTCGTTCAATCCACGAGTCCAAATTATTTACTCTTAGCTTCTCTGGATGCGGCACGGGCACAGATGGCAATTGAAGGAAAAGAGTTGATGGCAAGAACTTTAGAGCTTGCCGATCAAGCTCGATCGAGTATTGCAGAAATTCCAAATCTTTCAGTTTTTCAGCCCCCAGAACCATTTCAATTCGATCGAACTCGTCTGACTGTTACCGTTTCTCAACTCGGAATCGATGGATTTACAGCAGACGAAATCCTCCACCAAAATCTGGGTGTAACGGCTGAATTACCCTCGCTTCAGCATTTGACTTTTATCATCAGTTTAGGAAATACAGAAACGGACATCGATCAATTAGTGCAAGCCTTGAAACAGCTTCCTTCTGGGTCATTTTCGCCGATGCAAATTTCTGAGTTTGATTTGCCTGAAACGGTCATGTCTCCGCGAGAAGCGTTCTTTGCAGGATCAGAAACAGTTGAAACTCATCTGGCAATCGATCGCGTCAGTGCTGAATTGATTTGTCCTTACCCGCCTGGCATTCCAGTCTTGCTACCAGGAGAGCGAATTACAAAAGGCGCGATCGCGTCTCTCAAAGCAGTCCTTGCAGCAGGCGGATTTATTAGCGGCTGTAGCGATTCCTCTCTCAATACGTTAAAAGTCTTACGCTAG
- the pstA gene encoding phosphate ABC transporter permease PstA, which translates to MTSPEFSTSSAARSLKRSPTSPRTLFSSGMTVLAFACAGLALIPLAAVMIYVLANGLSRLTPSVFLELPPAPGLAGGGFGNAFVGTLLTVGIASLMAIPFGIVGAIYLSEFGRDTKFAETVNFLTNVLSGVPSIVIGAFAYALVVLRTGTFSAVAGGFALAVLMLPTIVRTSAEALESVPNEYRQAAIGLGSTKMQTTLKIVLPAAIPAIVTGIMLAVARAAGETAPVLFTASFNRFWNTTLWQPTATMSRLVFDFATSPFKAQQELAWAGSLVLVALVLITSILSRMVIKRR; encoded by the coding sequence ATGACTTCTCCAGAATTTTCAACTTCATCTGCCGCAAGAAGCTTAAAGCGATCGCCAACTTCCCCGCGAACGCTATTTTCTTCAGGAATGACCGTTCTCGCCTTTGCGTGTGCCGGACTTGCCTTGATTCCGCTAGCAGCGGTCATGATTTATGTCTTGGCAAATGGTTTGTCGCGACTCACGCCTTCTGTCTTTCTGGAGCTTCCCCCTGCACCAGGGCTAGCTGGCGGTGGATTTGGGAATGCGTTTGTCGGAACGTTGTTGACGGTCGGCATTGCCTCATTGATGGCAATTCCTTTCGGGATTGTTGGTGCCATTTATCTTTCGGAATTTGGGCGCGATACGAAGTTTGCAGAAACGGTCAACTTCTTGACCAACGTTTTGAGTGGAGTGCCCTCGATCGTGATTGGGGCATTTGCTTATGCGCTTGTGGTGCTGCGAACTGGAACCTTTTCTGCTGTAGCTGGCGGCTTTGCTTTAGCAGTATTGATGCTGCCAACCATTGTTAGAACCTCTGCTGAAGCCTTAGAGTCGGTTCCAAATGAATACCGTCAGGCTGCAATTGGGTTAGGATCGACAAAGATGCAGACAACGCTCAAAATTGTTTTACCTGCTGCAATTCCAGCGATCGTGACTGGAATTATGCTTGCGGTAGCGCGTGCCGCAGGAGAAACGGCTCCAGTGCTGTTTACGGCTTCCTTTAATCGATTTTGGAATACAACCTTGTGGCAGCCGACAGCAACGATGTCGCGTTTGGTGTTTGACTTTGCCACATCGCCTTTCAAGGCTCAACAAGAGCTAGCTTGGGCAGGTTCTCTCGTCTTGGTTGCACTCGTGTTAATCACGAGTATCCTGTCTCGGATGGTAATCAAACGTCGCTAA
- the pstB gene encoding phosphate ABC transporter ATP-binding protein PstB → MTSRTQDARTTESVFRTQDVNIYYGNFLAVRDVSIEIAKNAVTAFIGPSGCGKSTVLRCFNRLNDLIKSFHLDGKMYYHDQDLYAKDIDPVEVRRRIGMVFQKPNPFPKSIYDNVAFGPRLLGFKGDMDELVERSLKQAALWDDVKDKLKAYGTDLSGGQQQRLCIARAVAVQPDVILMDEPCSALDPISTLKVEDLLQELKEKYTIVIVTHNMQQASRASDYTAFFNVEANAKGHRTGYIVEYDRTERIFQNPQEQATQAYVSGRFG, encoded by the coding sequence ATGACTTCCAGAACTCAAGACGCTCGCACAACCGAATCAGTCTTTCGCACGCAAGATGTGAACATCTATTATGGGAATTTCTTGGCGGTGCGCGATGTGTCGATCGAGATTGCCAAAAACGCAGTCACTGCGTTTATCGGTCCTTCGGGATGCGGTAAAAGTACGGTACTGCGTTGCTTCAATCGCCTGAACGATTTGATCAAGTCATTCCATCTGGATGGCAAGATGTACTACCACGACCAAGATCTGTATGCGAAGGATATTGATCCGGTCGAGGTGCGCCGACGGATTGGGATGGTGTTCCAGAAGCCGAATCCATTTCCGAAGTCGATTTATGACAACGTTGCGTTTGGACCTCGCTTGTTAGGCTTCAAAGGCGATATGGATGAGTTGGTCGAGCGATCGCTCAAGCAGGCTGCACTCTGGGACGATGTGAAAGATAAGCTAAAAGCGTACGGAACCGATCTGTCTGGTGGTCAACAGCAACGGCTTTGTATCGCGCGTGCGGTTGCGGTGCAGCCGGATGTCATTCTGATGGATGAACCCTGTTCGGCACTTGACCCAATTTCGACGCTGAAGGTTGAGGATCTGCTGCAAGAGTTGAAAGAGAAATATACGATCGTGATCGTGACTCATAACATGCAGCAGGCTTCTCGTGCGTCAGACTACACGGCATTTTTCAATGTGGAAGCGAATGCGAAGGGGCATAGAACAGGCTACATTGTGGAATACGATCGCACAGAAAGAATCTTCCAAAACCCCCAAGAACAAGCAACTCAAGCTTATGTAAGCGGTCGTTTCGGTTAA
- the pstC gene encoding phosphate ABC transporter permease subunit PstC encodes MASPADRSSRMSWKRSDASRWIDDGFVWLTAAFALGIGILLLTIAGRVGTDAFPAIQKFGFGFLTTSRWSVNDEVFGALTQIYGTLITSFLALLLAVPVGIGVALFLSEDFLPPRVKQPIVFMVELLAAIPSVVYGLWGIFVLIPVLRPFGIWLNAAFGWIPIFSTAPAGPGIYAAGIILAIMILPIIAAISRDALVAVPSELRQAAYGLGATRWETIFRVLLPAAFSGIVGGIMLALGRAMGETMAVTMVIGNVDSIRTFSILSQGSTVASLLANQFAEASGLQVASLMYAALILFILTLIVNVLAEWIVRRFSMKL; translated from the coding sequence ATGGCTTCGCCTGCTGATCGATCTTCGCGCATGTCTTGGAAACGCTCAGATGCGTCCCGATGGATTGACGATGGCTTTGTTTGGTTGACGGCTGCTTTTGCGCTCGGGATTGGCATCCTGCTGTTGACGATCGCAGGTCGAGTCGGAACGGATGCATTTCCAGCCATTCAGAAATTTGGATTCGGGTTTCTCACGACTAGTCGTTGGAGCGTGAATGATGAAGTGTTTGGAGCGCTAACTCAAATTTATGGAACGCTAATCACCTCGTTTCTAGCGCTGCTCCTAGCGGTTCCGGTGGGAATTGGAGTCGCGTTATTTCTGAGTGAAGACTTTTTGCCGCCGCGGGTCAAACAACCGATCGTGTTTATGGTGGAATTGCTGGCGGCGATTCCCAGTGTGGTGTACGGATTGTGGGGTATCTTCGTGTTGATCCCCGTTCTGCGCCCGTTCGGAATTTGGTTAAATGCAGCTTTTGGTTGGATTCCCATTTTTAGTACAGCTCCTGCGGGACCTGGAATTTATGCAGCAGGCATTATTTTGGCAATTATGATTTTGCCGATTATTGCTGCGATTTCCCGAGATGCCTTGGTCGCCGTTCCGTCTGAATTACGCCAAGCTGCGTATGGATTAGGAGCAACTCGATGGGAGACAATATTCAGGGTTTTACTGCCAGCTGCCTTTTCGGGCATTGTGGGTGGAATTATGCTGGCGCTGGGTCGTGCCATGGGCGAGACAATGGCAGTCACCATGGTGATCGGAAACGTCGATTCGATCCGAACTTTCTCGATTTTGTCGCAAGGCTCAACGGTTGCTTCTTTGCTCGCGAACCAGTTTGCTGAGGCAAGTGGACTGCAGGTTGCCTCGCTGATGTATGCGGCACTGATTCTCTTTATCTTGACGCTGATTGTGAACGTGCTAGCCGAGTGGATTGTTCGCCGCTTTAGCATGAAGCTCTAG
- the pstS gene encoding phosphate ABC transporter substrate-binding protein PstS: MLPCVLFMAFSHRKLHLGVSMTSLAALIMGLAACAPQTANTPPQGATGNAPAAPAAAPGGATSINGAGASAPSLLYQRWFQEYNKKNPGVQISYDSVGSGAGVKRFIDQTVDFGASDDPLKDEDRSKVPSDRGKAVQVPSTGLFIVMGYNAPGLTDLKLTREALCGIVDGSIKSWDDPKIKANNPSAPSQPLTFVHRSDGSGTTAIFTNHIKAACPNWKAGAGKSVEWPTGTGGKGNEGVTAQIQQTAGAIGYIEYSFAKENNIATASLQNKAGEFIAPTPESAAKAFVGATVPADFAMKVPDPEGKEAYPIAGLTYLLLYENPKDPAKAKAFNEFVKWAYSDGKAFATELGFIPLPEDLSTKAAAALETVKVAGK; this comes from the coding sequence ATGTTGCCCTGCGTTTTATTTATGGCATTTTCTCACCGAAAACTTCATTTGGGAGTGTCGATGACCTCCCTCGCTGCTCTGATCATGGGACTCGCGGCATGTGCGCCTCAGACAGCGAATACTCCTCCTCAAGGTGCAACAGGCAATGCTCCGGCTGCACCCGCCGCTGCTCCGGGAGGTGCAACTTCAATTAATGGTGCTGGCGCGAGTGCGCCCAGCTTGCTCTACCAGCGTTGGTTCCAAGAGTACAACAAGAAAAATCCAGGCGTTCAGATTAGCTACGATTCGGTCGGAAGTGGTGCAGGGGTGAAACGCTTCATTGATCAAACGGTCGATTTTGGCGCTTCGGATGATCCACTCAAAGACGAAGATCGCTCGAAAGTTCCTAGCGATCGGGGTAAAGCGGTACAAGTTCCATCGACGGGTCTGTTTATTGTGATGGGCTACAATGCACCGGGTTTGACCGATCTAAAACTGACTCGTGAAGCTCTGTGTGGCATTGTCGATGGTTCGATCAAATCCTGGGATGACCCCAAGATCAAGGCAAACAATCCATCCGCACCAAGCCAGCCTTTGACCTTTGTTCACCGTTCTGATGGCAGTGGAACGACCGCAATTTTTACCAATCACATTAAAGCAGCTTGCCCTAACTGGAAAGCAGGAGCAGGCAAATCTGTAGAGTGGCCGACTGGAACGGGCGGGAAAGGAAACGAGGGAGTCACGGCTCAAATTCAGCAAACCGCAGGAGCGATCGGCTATATCGAGTATTCCTTTGCTAAGGAAAATAACATTGCGACTGCAAGCTTACAGAATAAAGCAGGTGAATTTATTGCTCCAACCCCTGAATCGGCAGCGAAAGCATTCGTTGGGGCTACAGTTCCCGCTGATTTTGCGATGAAGGTTCCTGATCCAGAGGGCAAAGAGGCTTACCCGATCGCAGGCTTGACTTACTTGCTGTTGTACGAAAATCCCAAGGATCCAGCGAAAGCGAAAGCATTCAATGAATTCGTTAAATGGGCGTACAGCGATGGCAAAGCATTTGCAACAGAGCTAGGATTCATTCCTCTGCCAGAGGATTTATCGACAAAAGCTGCGGCTGCATTAGAGACAGTGAAGGTCGCAGGGAAATAA